In Camelina sativa cultivar DH55 chromosome 17, Cs, whole genome shotgun sequence, the genomic stretch TAAGAGATCACAGAAAGAAAGCGACCAATGAAAATTCCATACAGTCAAAAGTGTAGAAAAATTGTCCGAGAAAAATCTTACCTTCCTGTGCAATTTGGTTTCTCTCTCCATGGGAAATGTCTTCAATCTAGAGATGGCAAACACAACAGTTTTTAGTAAATGGCATATGCCAATAACTTTTCAGTTTTGctgaaaaatacaataaaaatgtaTCGAGGAAGCCAAACTTACTTGGGAGTTCTTGGGAGCACTAAGTTtaatcttcttgttcttttcaGCTCGTGGACATGTCTTGAGCTGCCTCTTGTTGCAAGGTTCCTCAGTGTTATcaaatctaaacaaaacaacaaattcaaAACCATTAGCACTTGCGACAAAAGTATACTTCCTCTTTGAGTTCATAATAAAAAGCATTACTTTATTTTCATATACGGTGATGCTTGTCTCAAAAGATAAGAGGTATCAAGATAATCCTCTTCCCCTGCTTTGACAGTTAAAATCTGCAAAATAGatagaagatgagaagaaaagttttcaatatttaaaatttaactgTTGTTAAAGAACTCAACAAGAAGAAATCCAACAAATCTGTTACGCATACCAAAGCCATCCGTTTTTTCCCCTCTAGGTAATCGCGCAAGTACCTTGTTAACTACATAAAGCCAAAATCATATTACCGTATAGAATGGAGGAAGATTAAATAActcatatattatttaaaaaataatgtgcAGGGTTTTTAAGGTAGACGCTACCAAAGAATTCTGATGATGTTTCTGAAATCCTTTCTTTCGGTTCTTCTGGTACTCCAACAGTGACTGCCAACAGGTACCGAGTGTTCATGGTTAGTAAAATTGGAGGCATAATAAAGAAGAACAGCTCGAGGGAGACCAAAATCAATGGCCTTACCCGTAAACATTGACCGAAAACCATGGATGTGTTATTGATGAAATTACTCTCAACCAACCTTTCTCCCTGCAAAACAATTTGAACGGGCAAACAGGGACCAAGTTTTAGTTTACAGATGAAGACATCTTCACTGTTAAATCAAGTCCTATTTTGATGCTAAGAACAAGCGACAATATCTTACAGTCACCTATAATCTGTAATTAAACTAGGAATATTTTCTCCTAAGTATCACACTGAATATGTATTTATCAGACAAATACTTTCAGAGATGACATATATATGTGGCTTTGCATATCAAATGTGTAAAGAGTCCATACACACAGTGTAAACACAATAGATTAAAACCTGATTTCctgttcttttctctctttctgcACCCGCCAGATCCACTATTGTCAGCATAGCATCACTAGACTGCATTTTTGTTTCGTTGGAGAAGCCATTGCATGACGCTCGTATATTAATGACGCATTGTGTAATTCCAAAATTAGTATAGAACATGATGACATCAAGTTAAACATTATTAAAGATGGCTTTATATTCCATGTTAAAGGCTCCTAATTCAGTTGATTTATCGATTAAATAAAGGGTGTCAGGGTGTGTTAGCAAAGGTTAAAATCAAGTTGGTGTACTGAAAAAGGTTAAAATCAAGGTCGCGCAAAAGTTTTGTTGCCAAGTACCTTGATTGACTGTTCGAGTTTGTGGTAGCTGTTGCACGTTTCAGCATTGCTTGTCCAATTAAAGACTCCGCTTCCTCCAAACTCTGGATTGGGACCTACTTAACACAAAATAATTGACAAAAGACGGAGAGTTACAATGTCCATCTATCATAATGAAATGCAACTCAATGTTATTGTCAACCCAAGAAACACGAAACACCACGCacacccaaaaacaaaactcacaaACCTCTTTCAAACCCCTGATGGTCGATTGCTGCACAGACAATTCAGAGCTTTCACCACTTAGTAAATCATAAGCTTTCTCCCCTTTCCCTCGTTCGGAGCATATTTCAAATATGGACATGTTAAATGACCtgaagaaaagcaaaagagatgTTATGGAACAATAAACATACAAGCTATACAGTTTGGTTTTCCTGCTATTGACACATCCCTGGTGTACCATAAGTACTAAATACCTCACAGAAACATCAGAACTCTGATCACTCTTATTGAAAATCTGACGGAGAGTAATTGGCACAATTCCAGGATTCTTCAAAGTTCCAAAGACAGTATGAGTCTTCCCAGAGCCACTAGGTCCCAACGCAGCCAACATTCCACTTTTCCCTTTCATGAAATCCTCCAACAAAGGTTGAACCATTTTATCATACACATCGttctacaaaacaaacatcaattaATCGGTCATCTcagaaccaaaaaattaaaccaaaaaaaatcgcAAAAATTGGATCGAACCTGGGAACAATCAGCCGGGAAGACATGAGAAAACCCTTCGTAAACCTCAGTCTTGCTTCGTTTCAGCTCTTGCAAAGCTTGAGGCGGAGTTAATGTGACTGAATACGAATCGTTCAACGCAATACAAGCCACCGCCGCCGACTCTTCGTCCCTCTTCTTAACCCTCTTCGCAACCTCCGGGTTCCTATTCTCCTTCGCGGTGTTCTTCTTCGAAGGATTCTGCGGCCAGACATTTCTAGGTCTGCTCTTCGCTGTAGTGGTGGTAATAACCTTGGTGAAGGTTTTCAAAGGTTTGATTCTCAGGAAGATCTTCAAGCTCTCTGAAACGGAGGAGGGTTTGGTTTCGGATTGAGGGATTTGGATGGAGAGAATCTCGTCGATTGGGAAAGTAGGAACGTCGTGAGAGGAGAGAGGTGGTTGTTGTTGCTTGGTTGTAGTGGTATACGGTGTTGCTCTAGCTCTCCTCGGAGGGTTTCGTCGTACTGTTACGGTTGAAGGACACGGCGGAGGACTGAGACTTTtctgcttctcctcctccattgaTTGTCTCAGTGGCGGAAAAATGGAGCGTTTCAATTTTCAactttcaattttgattttgttttttggttttccccaattttgaaattttatttcggtacgaaattaatatttaaaataaatacttttCAAATTTCAACTAAGCTCATATATTGGGCTTTAAGTAGAAGCCCATTAGATTTGTGCAATAAATTACACTTTCTTCAGTCTTCCCGAGTTCTTGTCTCCGTCTCCGCCTCCGCccctttaaagtttaaaccctCGTCGCCACCGCCGGAAACTGTAAGCACAACTCACTAACTACCGTTGGAACCTTAACTGCTCACTTTTACTACTCGTTCTCTTTTCTCATAAAGTTCAGTAAACGTCTCGCCGCAAGTCCaggttttgtgattttttcttattttgtttctatgttttctgATTCTACTTTGATTCTATGTAATGTGGGGTACTTCTTAACTATCTAAACATTTGTGTTTTGGTCAGTTTTATTATATTCTAAGTTTCTTCGTTTGCGTTCTAGAAGGTTGTGTCTCAATTCTCAAATGGAGAAGTCGCGGGAAAGTGGTTTCTTGTTCTGTAGTTTGTGTGGGACGATGCTTATCTTGAAATCAACCAAGTCTGCAGAATGTCCACTCTGCGACACAACCCGAAATGCCAATGGTATCCATGATTAGATTCGTGTTAAACTTTTATATCTGAATCATCGAACGGTTTTGAttcttggtttggttggttaCTCTTATTGTCTTTTAAAcgtcattcttcttttttttatagaaatcatTGACAAGAAAATAGCTTACACCGTTGCTGCTGAGGTATGTGCTTTTCCTTTATTCACCACTGTGGATTCTTGTCTTACTAGTTTGCTTTATCATATATTCTCTCTGTTATTCACAAGTTATGTAGTAAAGATCTCGCTCTTGATTTCCTATGGTCCATTGTTATATACTTCATAGGCAGTGAACACACACATAGACCCGTGCCTGTTCTGTTTACTTAGTTTCAAACCTGAAATTGGAAACAAATATACCCACAAGGCAGAGTTAGTATACATACAAACGTCATGTTCTttaaacttttccttttttcaggATATCAGAAGAGAACTAGGAATATCTCTGTTTGGTGAGAAAACGCAGGAAGAAGCTGAGCTACCTAAGGTAACTTGAGAAGAATACAGAATTAATAAGCATATTATTATGCCTTTTTCTGAATCcgtgacttttttttattttcgcTATTCTGTTTGCAGATCAAAAAGGCTTGCGAGAAGTGCCACCATCTGGAGCTTGTATACACAACCAGACAGGTAAGTCTAAGCTTTCAAGTTCTTCCTcttgtcttcttgtttcttttcgaAGGATGTTTTCACCAGAGTTTCTTGATTTACAGACAAGATCAGCGGATGAAGGACAAACAACATACTACACTTGCCCCAATTGTGGACATAGATTCACAGAAGGTTGAGATAATATTATCATTTCCAGCACAGAGAAGACcagttttgtttcttactttgaTGATACAAACTCAATGTTCAATAGCATCATTATATAACCTTTTGTATTGCGTCTTAGTTCTTACATTGATGTATGTTACAAACTTAATATTCGATGTCATCATCAGAAGCATATaacatgaaaatgaaaatctataaccgcctggctattttgtgcCAAGAGagcctttataaaaaaaagtcatggcTTAACAAATCACACAAAGTAGAGAGAAGAGTTCTatcaatcttaaaaaaaacaagacagaACCAAGCCCAAATAAAGTATTAAAAAGCCCATAagcttattttatttgtaacatCATCAACCGTTACGTAGCACCACACCACCTTTTCACCGGAGCTGTAAAACTCGCCGGATGTTATCGGCGGCTACGTCGTTTTTGCCAGCAGCTTCGACGTTGCAACGAAGCTTCGGTTTGATCGAAAACCTAGGCATGGGTAAACTACTCGGCGGCGGAGATAATAACATGATCGCTGGACCGGGGTAACCATCAAATCCTTTAGGAAAATCACGCAGATTGTTAGACCGGACCGGAACAGAACCGGTTCGAGTCAGTGTCGGTACAGACTCGACGAACTCAACTTTCTTCTTGTCAGAAATTGGTTTGGTCTGAACAACGCAATTGAGAgtagagttgttgttgttgacacGTGGTCGAGAGCTGTTGACGCGTTGCAGAGGAAGAGTTGAGCTGTTGACACGTGGCAGAGGGAGAAGAGGAGGCTGAGAGTAGTAACCAAGTGGCGGGGGATATGCTGGAGAAGATCCCCAAGACGGCGTGGGGTTAGTCGGAAGAGCCAAACTTCCTCCGGATCTTGAAAGAGAACCACGAGAACTCCTTCTTCTAGGGTTCTTGAATGGTCTCAAACCCGAAACCTGTTTACCCGGTGAACGTTGCACTGCTATTGTTTCCATTGATtaagcttttaattttttaatttttttttttaaaaagagtattTAATTATTGAAGATTTGAAACgatgaatcaaataaaaacaagagaaagctATTTTATATAACGTTTAAATGGCGACGATCTACCAAATAATACGATCGAAAGCCCTATAATTTGATAGATATTTAAGATTTAtgacaagagaaaagaaaaaaaaaagtttagaaaagatGTTAATAATCAAATTTCCATTAGAAGATCCGAAGGATCGTTCgataaattataaaactctcTAAAAGAACCCTAACCTCGAGAGGACAGATGTTGCCAGGCACTGAGCACGGCTGGTTCCTTTTATAATCGAAATCACCAATAATAATGTGAATTTTTAAATTGccattttaaaagtttgtattGATTTTTAGACTATAAATGTCGTGGTTATTATTAATACTAATAACTTATTAAT encodes the following:
- the LOC104756360 gene encoding kinesin-like protein KIN-6 — protein: MEEEKQKSLSPPPCPSTVTVRRNPPRRARATPYTTTTKQQQPPLSSHDVPTFPIDEILSIQIPQSETKPSSVSESLKIFLRIKPLKTFTKVITTTTAKSRPRNVWPQNPSKKNTAKENRNPEVAKRVKKRDEESAAVACIALNDSYSVTLTPPQALQELKRSKTEVYEGFSHVFPADCSQNDVYDKMVQPLLEDFMKGKSGMLAALGPSGSGKTHTVFGTLKNPGIVPITLRQIFNKSDQSSDVSVRSFNMSIFEICSERGKGEKAYDLLSGESSELSVQQSTIRGLKEVPIQSLEEAESLIGQAMLKRATATTNSNSQSRYSQCVINIRASCNGFSNETKMQSSDAMLTIVDLAGAEREKRTGNQGERLVESNFINNTSMVFGQCLRSLLEYQKNRKKGFQKHHQNSLLTRYLRDYLEGKKRMALILTVKAGEEDYLDTSYLLRQASPYMKIKFDNTEEPCNKRQLKTCPRAEKNKKIKLSAPKNSQIEDISHGERNQIAQEVHLQGKKSDATDRSPPRLEHVAQDKNEREHIIMRNFSRVLWNVLKQYNEKLKVAEGEICTLKDSLRREQLKSLGLETELISLKSSCLVESCIPEVEAVVYVNEEANADESSESPVPSKNVKDDVLVRSHLSSQNDAEPTQSVNSEENVGIPSGTTHVETEVTESPRDQVKDAVLVPCHLSSQNDAEPRQSVSAEEDVGIPSATTHVETEVTESPRDQVKDAVLVPCHLSSQNDAEPRQSINSEENVGIPSATTNVETEVTDFPRDQVIQNQDDPTPSPEQVEVSQDCINSRMSNFQTKSAISRRCPDSEKQERNRRLLPAASRSLTEEMNDLDIKDKQIEKPQVKTAKTRVQKKAESTKGQEIEVPAREAEPTSTKKQRNGQKPKRRLQPAASVLLTREINTLEIEDDIAEPKGNRGGKKTTVSQPRSQGSVTLLRLLTDNLHL
- the LOC104756359 gene encoding DNA-directed RNA polymerase I subunit RPA12-like, producing MEKSRESGFLFCSLCGTMLILKSTKSAECPLCDTTRNANEIIDKKIAYTVAAEDIRRELGISLFGEKTQEEAELPKIKKACEKCHHLELVYTTRQTRSADEGQTTYYTCPNCGHRFTEG
- the LOC104756358 gene encoding uncharacterized protein LOC104756358, which translates into the protein METIAVQRSPGKQVSGLRPFKNPRRRSSRGSLSRSGGSLALPTNPTPSWGSSPAYPPPLGYYSQPPLLPLPRVNSSTLPLQRVNSSRPRVNNNNSTLNCVVQTKPISDKKKVEFVESVPTLTRTGSVPVRSNNLRDFPKGFDGYPGPAIMLLSPPPSSLPMPRFSIKPKLRCNVEAAGKNDVAADNIRRVLQLR